The Desulfonatronum lacustre DSM 10312 region TGCCCGTGCTTCGAGAACAAAAATGCCCTGCCTCGGTCTCGCCTTTGTCTTGCCTTTGCATATTCGTCAGGATACTGTCTCGCTTAGAGCCCGTTTATCGGCGTTGCAAGGGCGACCTGCCTTCCTACCCACTCCACGAAACCGAATCAAGCAGCCCCGTCCAGGCCATGAAGTTCACCTCCCTCGAAGACCTCTCCGCGCTGAAGAAGAAGTTCCCCAAGAAGGAGCGCGTCAAACGCATCGTTCCCAAGCCGCGACCAAAAGAAGAACCGGAGAATCCGCCCAATGACGACGCGGACCTGTTCGTCCGGGCCATGTCCGAAGTCACGCCCATCTCCGGCGGGACCAAAGGCCGGGAAGTGCCCGGCGAATCCCGGCTTTCGCAATCCGTGACCACCGAACGCAAGCAAAATTTGGCCGAGAACGACGACCTTTGGGTGGCGGATTATCTGCGCAATTTGGTGCAGGGAACGGTGGAGTTCGAGCTGTCGTATTCCGAGGAATACATGCACGGCTATATCCAGGACCTGGACAAAAAAGTGCTGGGCAAGCTCAAGGCCGGGCAGTTCAGCGTGGAAGCCCATCTGGACATGCACGGATTGAACGCGCTGCAGGCCAGGGACGCCGCCCTCGACTTCCTGCGCGGCCAGTATTACCTGGGGCGACGCTGCGTGTTGCTGATTCCCGGGCGCGGCAAGAACTCTCCCGGGGGCC contains the following coding sequences:
- a CDS encoding Smr/MutS family protein; this translates as MKFTSLEDLSALKKKFPKKERVKRIVPKPRPKEEPENPPNDDADLFVRAMSEVTPISGGTKGREVPGESRLSQSVTTERKQNLAENDDLWVADYLRNLVQGTVEFELSYSEEYMHGYIQDLDKKVLGKLKAGQFSVEAHLDMHGLNALQARDAALDFLRGQYYLGRRCVLLIPGRGKNSPGGLALIREELPLWLTREPLRRVVLAFCTALPQHGGTGALYVLLRKRKKTGGKVRWDLPASME